One window of the Dioscorea cayenensis subsp. rotundata cultivar TDr96_F1 unplaced genomic scaffold, TDr96_F1_v2_PseudoChromosome.rev07_lg8_w22 25.fasta BLBR01001812.1, whole genome shotgun sequence genome contains the following:
- the LOC120257034 gene encoding uncharacterized protein LOC120257034, translated as MTTSTRDSHEIIQPELNPCEKNNGESITTSYAGERERKMIESKEGLWKAFIEEETKKLNLKYYQDQMVLKMSIFQLPAYATSITPRFVSFGPFHHGEQNLKFAEYWKQMAVLRFISRTNQSLEDLMGEMIKAMEELQANYALLEDKWRNDTEFVKLMIWDGCFMLELPRNDPSTSFIYDHHFGGHGGQDRLPPRVWDVLLLDNQLPLLVIKVLLQKEADSTKQRQPVS; from the coding sequence ATGACAACCTCCACAAGAGATTCCCATGAGATCATACAGCCTGAACTCAATCCATGTGAGAAAAACAATGGAGAGAGCATCACGACATCCTACGCTggggaaagagagagaaagatgatAGAGAGCAAGGAAGGGCTATGGAAGGCATTCATTGAAGAGGAAACGAAGAAATTAAACCTTAAGTATTATCAAGACCAAATGGTACTAAAAATGTCAATATTTCAATTGCCCGCATACGCCACGTCAATAACACCTAGATTTGTTTCTTTCGGCCCCTTCCACCATGGTGAACAAAACTTGAAGTTTGCCGAATATTGGAAACAAATGGCAGTCCTAAGATTTATTTCAAGGACTAATCAGTCCCTTGAAGATCTTATGGGAGAGATGATAAAAGCCATGGAGGAATTACAAGCAAATTATGCACTTTTAGAAGACAAGTGGAGAAACGATACAGAATTTGTGAAACTCATGATTTGGGATGGTTGTTTCATGTTAGAGCTTCCACGAAACGATCCTAGTACATCTTTCATCTATGATCATCACTTTGGTGGCCATGGAGGTCAGGACAGACTTCCTCCTAGGGTGTGGGACGTGCTTTTGCTGGACAACCAATTGCCTCTTTTGGTTATCAAGGTGTTATTACAAAAAGAGGCTGATAGCACCAAACAACGACAGCCGGTAagttaa